In Sphingobium sp. Z007, one DNA window encodes the following:
- the acpS gene encoding holo-ACP synthase, producing the protein MIIGLGSDLCNIERIQNSLDRFGQRFESRVFTDVEQAKGNRRPFTKAGTLAKRFAAKEAFSKAVGTGFKAGVFMKDIGVVNAPSGAPTLKLTGGALARLESLVPAGHKAVIHLTLTDDHPWAQAFVIIEALPL; encoded by the coding sequence ATGATCATCGGCCTCGGCTCTGACCTCTGCAATATCGAGCGCATCCAGAACTCGCTCGACCGCTTCGGCCAGCGCTTCGAGAGCCGCGTCTTCACCGATGTAGAGCAGGCCAAGGGCAACCGCCGCCCCTTCACCAAGGCGGGCACGCTGGCCAAGCGATTCGCGGCCAAGGAGGCCTTCTCCAAGGCGGTCGGCACCGGGTTCAAGGCGGGCGTGTTCATGAAGGATATCGGCGTGGTCAATGCGCCGTCAGGGGCGCCGACGCTGAAACTGACCGGCGGCGCGCTGGCGCGGCTCGAATCGCTGGTCCCGGCCGGGCATAAGGCGGTTATTCACCTGACGCTGACCGACGATCATCCATGGGCGCAGGCCTTCGTCATCATCGAAGCCTTACCCCTGTGA
- a CDS encoding pyridoxine 5'-phosphate synthase translates to MTTPLRLGVNIDHVATIRNARGGEHPDPVKAALLAVKAGADGITAHLREDRRHIRDEDVATLMAALSVPLNLEMAATQEMLDIALRYRPHAACIVPEKREERTTEGGLDAAGQFDVLKPVVAVLADAGIRVSLFIEADARQIDAAIRLGAPVVEFHTGAYAHLSGEARAAELRKIADAAALAAKNGIEPHAGHGLTFDNVAPIAAIPQVAELNIGHFLIGEALFGGLEGSIREMRRQMDLAR, encoded by the coding sequence ATGACCACCCCCCTGCGCCTTGGCGTCAATATCGACCATGTGGCGACCATCCGCAACGCGCGGGGGGGCGAACATCCCGACCCCGTCAAGGCCGCCCTGCTGGCGGTGAAGGCCGGGGCCGATGGCATCACCGCCCATCTGCGCGAGGACAGGCGCCATATCCGCGACGAAGATGTCGCCACGCTGATGGCGGCGCTGAGCGTGCCATTGAATCTGGAGATGGCCGCGACGCAGGAGATGCTGGACATCGCCCTGCGCTACCGCCCGCACGCCGCCTGCATCGTGCCGGAAAAGCGCGAGGAGCGCACGACCGAGGGCGGGCTGGACGCGGCTGGGCAGTTTGATGTGCTGAAACCCGTCGTCGCGGTGCTGGCCGATGCGGGGATTCGCGTCAGCCTGTTCATCGAAGCGGACGCGCGCCAGATCGACGCGGCGATTCGATTGGGCGCGCCGGTGGTGGAATTTCATACCGGCGCCTATGCGCATCTGAGCGGCGAGGCGCGCGCGGCCGAACTGCGCAAGATCGCCGACGCGGCGGCGCTGGCGGCCAAGAACGGGATCGAACCCCATGCGGGGCATGGCCTGACATTCGACAATGTCGCGCCGATCGCGGCGATTCCGCAGGTCGCCGAACTTAATATCGGCCATTTCCTGATCGGCGAGGCGCTGTTCGGGGGGCTGGAAGGCAGCATCCGGGAAATGCGGCGGCAGATGGATTTGGCGCGGTGA
- the pyrE gene encoding orotate phosphoribosyltransferase has protein sequence MTDEEVLAEFRAAGALLEGHFILSSGRRSANYLQCARVLMNADRAGKLARATVQKLPREVRQEIDLVVSPAMGGLIIGHEVGRALDKDAVFLERPEGVFELRRGFTITPGQKVLMVEDVVTTGLSSRQAIAAVEAEGGIVVGEVALVDRSAGEVDLGVPFYPLVSINFPVYDADAVPPELAAIPAIKPGSRKQ, from the coding sequence ATGACCGATGAGGAAGTATTGGCGGAATTCCGGGCGGCGGGGGCGCTGCTCGAAGGACATTTCATCCTGTCGTCCGGGCGCCGTAGCGCCAATTATCTGCAATGCGCGCGCGTGCTGATGAACGCCGACCGCGCGGGCAAACTGGCCCGCGCCACGGTGCAGAAATTACCCCGCGAAGTGCGGCAGGAGATCGATCTGGTCGTATCGCCGGCGATGGGCGGCCTCATCATCGGCCATGAAGTCGGTCGCGCGCTGGACAAGGACGCGGTGTTTCTGGAGCGACCGGAGGGCGTGTTCGAGCTGCGTCGCGGCTTTACCATCACGCCGGGGCAGAAGGTGCTGATGGTCGAGGACGTCGTCACCACCGGCCTGTCGTCGCGCCAGGCGATCGCAGCGGTCGAGGCGGAAGGCGGCATCGTCGTCGGCGAAGTCGCGCTGGTCGATCGGTCGGCCGGCGAAGTGGACCTGGGCGTCCCCTTTTACCCGCTCGTGTCGATCAACTTCCCGGTCTATGATGCCGACGCGGTGCCGCCCGAACTGGCGGCCATCCCTGCGATCAAGCCCGGCAGCCGGAAGCAATGA